The proteins below come from a single Chitinophaga pinensis DSM 2588 genomic window:
- a CDS encoding FecR family protein — protein sequence MGDINNSSDNQDQQANAWYDSTNDAQPFDAFGSSERQQQIGNEIYDRITSTISRKRQRTFLVLKIAAAVVAVIVNTVFIVHYFKKPAAQEDISWVSVSTRAGESSTIVLPDSSTVTLKANSRITYLSAFTTGDERNVKLEEGEAFFDVRKHALLPFTVHAKGLRIKVLGTSFNISAYSNQPDFKVEVMSGKIRVERDDASGTKVLAAEMTSDQCLTMNKNTANYKIETRTLATIPTRKTAHVTRSLTLQEIGQALGDRFNLFVQLNNPENDTSVYTVDLEHASLDEILRTLSAKTGFSYTVVNKQHLIIQPKTTDQ from the coding sequence GACATAAATAATTCTTCAGACAATCAGGATCAACAGGCAAATGCCTGGTATGACAGTACCAATGATGCACAGCCTTTTGATGCATTCGGCAGTAGCGAACGGCAACAACAGATCGGTAATGAGATCTATGACCGCATCACATCAACGATCTCCCGTAAACGGCAACGAACATTTCTGGTGCTGAAGATCGCGGCTGCTGTTGTAGCTGTTATCGTCAATACGGTATTCATCGTCCACTATTTCAAAAAACCAGCCGCACAGGAGGATATCAGCTGGGTAAGTGTCAGCACACGTGCAGGAGAAAGCAGTACGATTGTATTGCCGGACAGTAGCACCGTCACCCTGAAAGCAAACTCCCGCATCACCTATTTAAGTGCATTTACCACCGGAGACGAACGTAATGTAAAACTGGAAGAAGGAGAAGCCTTCTTCGATGTGCGCAAACACGCCCTTCTCCCCTTCACTGTACACGCCAAAGGACTCCGCATCAAGGTACTGGGTACCTCTTTTAATATAAGTGCCTATAGCAATCAGCCGGACTTTAAAGTAGAAGTCATGAGTGGTAAGATCCGTGTGGAACGGGATGACGCATCCGGTACAAAAGTACTGGCAGCAGAAATGACCAGTGACCAGTGTCTGACCATGAACAAAAACACGGCGAATTATAAAATAGAAACGAGAACATTAGCCACCATACCGACGCGCAAGACAGCACACGTTACCAGGTCGCTCACCTTGCAGGAAATCGGACAGGCACTCGGAGACCGGTTCAACCTCTTCGTACAGCTGAATAATCCGGAGAATGACACCTCTGTCTACACCGTAGACCTGGAACATGCTTCCCTTGATGAAATACTGAGAACCTTATCGGCCAAAACAGGCTTTAGCTACACTGTCGTGAATAAACAACACCTGATTATACAACCTAAAACCACAGACCAATGA